A DNA window from Piliocolobus tephrosceles isolate RC106 chromosome 9, ASM277652v3, whole genome shotgun sequence contains the following coding sequences:
- the LOC111537812 gene encoding uncharacterized protein LOC111537812, which translates to MDVDPGLDAPHSARRRQSWHWKESPVSFLQPPSFSKHLPCTCHMPDVLLTARDTALIKIDDVPAVTEVEVETENKQENKCSNKIISDYDKCGDDNRAGCWQTVMWESGATFGGEGYSLEVLCKLT; encoded by the coding sequence ATGGATGTGGATCCTGGTCTAGATGCACCACATAGTGCTCGACGCAGGCAGAGCTGGCACTGGAAAGAGAGCCCAGTCTCCTTCCTGCAGCCTCCCTCCTTCAGCAAACATTTGCCTTGCACCTGCCATATGCCAGACGTTTTGCTAACTGCCAGGGATACGGCACTGATCAAGATAGATGATGTCCCTGCTGTCACGGAGGTAGAagtggaaacagaaaacaaacaagagaacAAATGCAGCAACAAGATCATTTCTGATTATGATAAGTGTGGAGATGATAATAGAGCAGGGTGCTGGCAGACAGTCATGTGGGAGTCTGGGGCTACTTTTGGTGGGGAAGGTTACTCTCTGGAGGTCTTGTGTAAACTGACATga